In Sphingobacteriaceae bacterium, one genomic interval encodes:
- a CDS encoding T9SS type A sorting domain-containing protein: protein MFIQVFDQNGKRVFNKLEENSIPGAALKINLEQFPNGRYIVRVVDEFGKSTENSFIKN, encoded by the coding sequence TTGTTTATACAAGTATTTGATCAAAACGGAAAACGTGTATTCAATAAATTAGAAGAGAATTCTATTCCCGGTGCAGCTTTAAAAATTAACCTGGAACAATTTCCTAATGGAAGATATATTGTTCGGGTGGTAGATGAATTCGGCAAGTCTACTGAAAACAGTTTTATTAAAAATTAA